In Piliocolobus tephrosceles isolate RC106 chromosome 12, ASM277652v3, whole genome shotgun sequence, one DNA window encodes the following:
- the AKAP14 gene encoding A-kinase anchor protein 14, with the protein MSETQNSTSQKAMDEDNKAASQTMPNTQDKDCEDKLTQVALALVEDVISYSVKIVEEEQNPLKNIKWMTHGEFTVEKGRKQIDEYFSVS; encoded by the exons ATGAGTGAGACTCAAAATTCAACAAGCCAGAAAGCAATGGATGAGGATAACAAAGCCGCAAGCCAAACAATGCCGAATACACAAGATAAGGACTGTGAGGATAAATTGACTCAAGTAGCTCTAGCTCTGGTTGAGGATGTCATCAGTTATTCTGTTAAGATTGTGGAAG aggagCAAAACCCTTTGAAAAACATCAAGTGGATGACTCACGGTGAATTCACTGTGGAAAAGGGTCGTAAACAAATTGACGAATATTTTTCGGTAAGTTAG
- the NDUFA1 gene encoding NADH dehydrogenase [ubiquinone] 1 alpha subcomplex subunit 1 — protein MWFEVLPGLAVMGVCLFVPGLATAYIQRFNNGGKEKRIAHLGYHWKLIERDRRVSGINRYHVSKGLENID, from the exons ATGTGGTTCGAGGTTCTCCCCGGACTCGCCGTCATGGGCGTGTGCTTGTTTGTTCCAGGACTGGCTACTGCGTACATCCAGAGGTTCAATAACGGGGGCAAG gaaaaaaggatTGCTCATCTTGGGTATCACTGGAAACTGATAGAAAGAGATAGGCGGGTCTCTGGAATTAATCGTTACCATGTGTCAAAG GGTTTGGAGAACATTGATTAA
- the RNF113A gene encoding E3 ubiquitin-protein ligase RNF113A: protein MAEQFSPGKTADQVCTFLFKKPGRKGAAGRRKRPACDPEPGDSGSSSDEGCTVVRPEKKRATHNPMIQKTRDSGKQKAAYGDLSSEEEEENEPESLGVVYKSTRSAKPVGPEDMGATAVYELDTEKERDAQAIFERSQKIQEELRGKEDDKIYRGINNYQKYMKPKDTSMGNASSGMVRKGPIRAPEHLRATVRWDYQPDICKDYKETGFCGFGDSCKFLHDRSDYKHGWQIERELDEGRYGVYEDENYEVGSDDEEIPFKCFICRQSFQNPVVTKCRHYFCESCALQHFRTTPRCYVCDQQTNGVFNPAKELIAKLEKHRATGVGGASDLPEDPDEDPIPIT from the coding sequence ATGGCAGAGCAGTTTTCTCCAGGGAAGACGGCGGATCAGGTGTGCACCTTCCTTTTCAAAAAGCCTGGGCGGAAAGGGGCTGCTGGACGCAGAAAGCGCCCGGCCTGCGACCCAGAGCCTGGAGACAGCGGCAGCAGTAGCGACGAAGGCTGCACTGTGGTTCGACCGGAAAAGAAGCGGGCGACCCACAATCCAATGATACAGAAGACTCGTGACAGTGGTAAACAGAAGGCAGCTTACGGCGACTTGAGcagcgaggaggaggaggaaaatgagCCCGAGAGTCTCGGCGTGGTTTATAAATCCACCCGCTCCGCGAAACCCGTGGGACCAGAGGATATGGGGGCGACAGCTGTCTATGAGCTGGACACAGAGAAAGAGCGCGATGCACAAGCCATCTTTGAGCGCAGCCAGAAGATCCAGGAGGAGCTGAGGGGCAAGGAGGATGACAAGATCTATCGGGGAATCAACAATTATCAGAAATACATGAAGCCCAAGGATACGTCTATGGGCAATGCCTCTTCCGGGATGGTGAGGAAGGGCCCCATCCGAGCGCCCGAGCATCTACGTGCCACCGTGCGCTGGGATTACCAGCCCGACATCTGTAAGGACTACAAAGAGACTGGCTTCTGCGGCTTCGGAGACAGCTGCAAATTCCTCCATGACCGTTCAGATTACAAGCATGGGTGGCAGATCGAACGTGAGCTTGATGAGGGTCGCTATGGTGTCTATGAGGATGAAAACTATGAAGTGGGAAGCGATGATGAGGAAATACCATTCAAGTGTTTCATCTGTCGCCAGAGCTTCCAAAACCCAGTTGTCACCAAGTGCAGGCATTATTTCTGCGAGAGCTGTGCACTGCAGCATTTCCGCACCACCCCGCGCTGCTATGTCTGTGACCAGCAGACCAATGGCGTCTTCAATCCAGCGAAAGAATTGATTGCTAAACTAGAGAAGCATCGAGCTACAGGAGTGGGTGGTGCTTCCGACTTGCCAGAAGACCCCGATGAGGATCCAATTCCCATTACTTAG